Genomic DNA from Prunus persica cultivar Lovell chromosome G1, Prunus_persica_NCBIv2, whole genome shotgun sequence:
ATTTTACATCAGCTTGGGGCTTGGGTTTGCTATTGGATTTTGGGGAGTTTTTGGCACTCTTCTATTCAACAGGTCATGCAGATATACATACTTCAATTTCTGGACTTGTTTCATAGATTGGCTGTACGTGAAGGCAGAAATCATCAGACAAAAGATACCTCATACTAGATAAATGGTAATTACTACTATCTCTCTCACATAGTATTTTTGAAATGCATGCAGATATTACAGaacataattaatattttttttttaaggaaacatgaactttctttcttttgctaTATAAGAGgaacatgcatgcatgattttGTTCATTGGttataatcataatcagtcagtCACAGTGACAAATTTGGTTTATgtgatttatctttttttcaatCTTATGGGTCGTTTACCTTCGTCTTTAGTGCAGGCACTTTTGAAACAACATACTTAGTTGAAGATGGACGAGATGAAGGACCGCTATTTGTACTAGCTTTCGAATACTTGAGTGATGATGATAAGGGATCTCACTAAAATAAAGGaaccatttatttttagaGTAAATGAGTTGTACCGTTATTCGTAGGAACTTAACGGGAACTTCACCCATGAAGTATTTGGTATGATATTCTTGTGTACCTCATGGTTTTTTCTGATTCGAGCATGTTATCTCAATGTAGGAAAtggttttttccttatttatttcaaaaggTACAATCgacataataaaaaaaagtcaaaaaagtcaaaaaacaTGCATctaaaacgaaaaaaaatgtgaacttACCCAATGACTACTAATCGTTTTGACCTAGAGCTAAGATAACGAGAGGACTTAAGATCGTTTATAAACTTCATATTTGATATATTGCGGGATTTGTAAGTGAGGTAGTAAAAAGCACTTATCCTTAACCCGAGGTCATATGTTCAAGCTTCTGTTGTCCAAAATAGCTTGTATAAGAAAGAACATATTTGATGTAGGTTGTTTTTTAAGTCAAAAGTATATATCCACTTTTAGATAGTAAAGCCCAATCAGCCCAATTAGTTTAATACCACAACATTAATGACAGTAGCTCTTAAAGAAGCCCAAGAAGATCGTACTTGTCTCCAAACACTTTATTGTACATTACATGTTATTGGGAAGAGCTCTCATTACATCTATTTCAAACACACCATTGATATGCTAATTTGCAGGAATCTAACAACTACATGCAACTCGCTTGCAGACGTATGTACAAGATGTTATGTATGAAATAAACCTAAACGATCAGTTAATTAAGAATCAAGATAGCTTCCAAGCTTTGCCATGTTTAGTACTGAAACTCTTTAGCCTCCCAAAGAACATGACAGTAATGAGTATAAACTTTCCTTGGGTACTCCACCTTCCGGAAAATCCAGCCCATGCGTCTTTGCAATCACCTTCATGTTTCAGTCGACGCTTGCAGCTGTAGCCAGTTGAGAACCCAACATTCCCATATGCACTACAAATCAAACGCAGTTTTTGCTAATTACATTGGGCTCCATTTGGACAGCGGTATTTGAAAGAAAcgatttgtatttgaaaatAAGGCTAATTAAACTTGATATAAAGCTAGAAAACATCAGACTAGTACATTTGTAATAGATTTGAGATGACTATATATGCAATGAGTCAGTTGAAatcctttgttttcttcatttgctttcaaaattttggcatGGATTGTAGCAGTGTGTAATCTTACAACTTAACCTTGTAATGTCATCTAAATCCTTAGATTAGAATCACTTCATCCAAACGGAGCGTTAGTGTTTCCTACCGCCAGGGCCGTCTGTGAGTTTCTAAGGCCCCTAGGTGAAAACACTAGTGTACTTGCTGAAGGCAGAGAACTAAATATAGTAAGTTGAACACAATTAATAAAGCATGTAATTACGTATATACTTACCTAATTACTTCTATAATGACGTTAAGAACACTAAAGTTGAGGGGGTCTTCCTtcatcttttccctctctgtgatgcaaatgagaatgataaACATTGCTAAATAAGACAGTTGTGAAAATATTAGAGACTCCACCAAAGTCTTTCTTGGGTTTGGAATGCCCTTTGCTGAGGCAGAGTCTTCGCAATCGCTAGTTGTTGGAAGAAATGTAGTATATGGTGGAAGATACCTGAATTGTATTAAAGAAGTTACTAAAATTCACAACCACAATAtgcaatttatttattcttttttaatatatacttCTTCCCGAAAATATgtgcttaatttttttttatacaattgATATTGGAGGAGAGGGGAATCGAACCTAGAACCTTAATCCTCTTAACCACTTCAGCTACAAGCACTTGTAATATATACTTAAAGTTGGAAATAAGGGTATATGGATCAGGTTCGGCCAATTCCCTAAATTGTTGTATATAAGGGCATCAGCTCCATATTTGATTGACTTTATTCCTTTTATACTTACAAGAATAAGGAACCCCAACTGGCATGAACACCAAAAGAGTGGGGTCAAATAACAAATGCAAAATCTCATCAAAGAGACACTTTCATACAGTGAAAGTCATGCATGCTTTCTTTTGGCAAGAATATAGCCACTCAGTATAATAAAGATTGGGTACAGTGCAAACAAGTCAAAGATTTAGGATGTTTGATCATGAAGTCATGGACTCTCTGGTAATGAGaataagagagaaattctttctaatttattctagaaatatatataagagaaGAGATTCTAGCAAGGAAAGTGCATACACTTATATTCAAAAGTAGTCCAATTTTCTGGGCAGAAATAGGTTTGCGCAGTGACAAAGATGGATTTAGTTATAGGAATTGATGAGAGCAAATACGAAAATGATATACGGccggagagaagagaagatgaaATGAAATCACAAGGCACCAGAAAGGTATATTGATACAAATGATCATAAGCAGTAATGCTACGGTCATCAAATTTACTCACTAAATTATTTGTGATTGTGTCactatctttttttctttcatcaatCTTAGCATATTGTGGAAATTTCGTTAATAGTCCAAATTTGATAATATCGAGAAAAAATTATTGAGAAAATAACCTCACTTGATTAACAAAATTTGATAAAGAATTTAATGAAAGCTAGTAGATTTAAGAGACGGAGACAGAGACAAAGACTCACATCATCACCACAAAGAGCACTAAGATTGCAGGAGAGATAACAGAGAGATCAATAACGGATTCACCGGCATGTCTCGAATTCATGGTCTGAAAGATTGAGGCCACAAATTTCTGATAGGCAGTCAGACCATCCATGGCTTCAGATTTCCACTCCATGGCACAAAATAGTGTAACCTGAACTACTATGAAGCCCAAGACAGTAATGGccagaagaaaagaacgaagACTAGATAGCATATGGCTGTAGCCCATGTCTTTATAATTCTTCAACATGTAACTAAATTCCACCCTCTTGGTAATTTTCTCCAAAACCCAGATCAGAAATCTTAGGCATGCTGGATATAAAGTGTTGCCAAGAAGGAGTtgaggaaggagaagaagcaaaagacCTGAGTTGTTCTTGAAAACTATCATATTTTCGTTTGTGGGGACAAAACCGCAATTTGAAAAGGTGGAAACTGTGGTGAAAACAGCAAATGTTGGGATTTCAATGCCTTTTTTTTCGAGTACATGTCTTGCACTTGGGACAAGGGTGAAGTACAAGGAAACTAAAATAGAGCCACCTATATGAACCACTAAAAGATAGCCCAAAACTACATAACCCAAAAACCTAATAGAATTATACTTGTTGTTGATGTTGTTCATACCATCTATGTGATTAATAATTTGCGGTTTCTCATTCTCTAAATGTGAATGAGTAGCCAAACCCAACTCAATTTGATCAGCATTAGAGTCTGGGAAATGGTTTTTGGTATTGACTACATCAATTCTGCTGTCTGTTTGATGATCATGAAACTTGGGAATAATTTTGGACTTTGTAAATAGAAGTCCAAGCATGGAAGTGAAAACCTCCCCACCCAATAACATCAAAATGGTCAAAATAATTAGATGGGTGTTTGAAAAGACCTCCATTTCCACTACTGACATGCTTGAGACTGTTGTGGCAGACACAGATGTGAAGAACACATCAGCGTCCTTGGGCCTAGTAGTTCTTGGCTTTGTGAATATCAAAGCCAAATAACCCAACAGAGAGAGCATCACAAAATAAACAAGCTGGACATAGAAAGGGTTGGCATGAAAGAGCAAGACACGAAAAATTGATCGAATTTGAGCTTTAAAAGATTGGGAGAAGCAAGGCAGTTTGTTGCATGAATAGCTAGAAAGCATCTCTAGTTTATGACCAAGAACAGCAAAgttcttcatctctctttacTTGGAGAGAAATGGCCTGGCCATATTCTCAGTGGTGTGGGGTTTATGTAGTGGAGCATCAGGAACTGTTCTAGTAAGCGTGATGCTTCCCTGTGGATGGCCAAATTGAAGataactaattaaaaatgTGCGCATTATCTTTGATTTGTTGCACTTTCACATGATATGATGTGGGGCTGATTTCAAAGTCATATTGTGCATGCCAATATGCCATAGCTACTGAagatcaatatatatatttatatacacacAGAGGTGGgccccattgtattggtgggctctaCATCTATTAGAGAAGTGGTATacaatgtggtataaaaatatggAAAGCCTAGCATTACCCTATTTATAAACACCCACTAACTACTACCCAAtcttaaaatgaaattaagtaAATCGgaaaatagtttttaaaactcGAGTGGACTTGGTTACATATTATCGATTTGTATTTATGAAgctcttttaaaaataaaaaatatatattaatattacatAGGGGAGAAATAACTCCAGGTACTTTAAATATTCATCGATTATTTGCTCTAATGACGAGAAAGGAAATGAAGGGGACAAAGTTGCCCATGGGATGTGGTCATTTCAACACCACTTTATGATCCTCGCATCTTTGTCCTATTAATTAGGCTTAAAGAGAGACCATACTCCTCCCCACATTGAATCAACCCACCCTACAAGATGGGAATGAAGGATATTTATTCTCATACTACAAGGAAAAACTGCATTTAGTGACAGTTAAAAAGTGTCCAGAATCTATTTACTTGACGGCCAAAAAAGCATCACGAATGCCAGTGTCAGAAAAAGGTACCCACATACTTGATGCTTTTTGTCTTACCAAGAAAACGTTTTCCCTGACAGATGAAAACTCTCACGAGATTGCAGAAACCGTCAACTTATGGTCATCCTTGACGCTATCTAACTGTCAACTTACATATTTCTTGACATTGATAAGCTCTTTGTTGATGAATTTTAGCCGTAAAGAAACTTAAcactaatataaaaaatataaaaatataaatactgCTTCTTGACAACAAAAGCTGTAAAGAAAGACTTTAACATTAAAAGAATACATATAAAgcaaaatagaaattgtaCATCCACTAGAATAATACAATTATATGtacaataatttaaaatacaaCAACTATATACTTAAATAGTATTGAAATTACAATATGAatacatttaaaataaacGTACTAAAATGAACTAAGCTCTCTAGTACCGCGTAAGTAGTTGTCGATTTAGAAATAACTTGACACTTAGAAGCTTTACTTTCCCCATAACATTACAAGTCCAAGTCGTGCTTTGGTTGGAGCCTCCCTAGTCATACCAATTTGTCAAAACATTAACATATATGGATCAATGAGTTATCAAAACCTACAACAATTAATAACTAGCAAGTCATCACCTACAATGAAATTGGTTGGATGAGAATCGCGTATGTGCTTCTCCTTGTATCTTTCAAAAGTGTCTAAAGGTACATGCTTGTGCTATcttcaaatttatatgaatttgaTGGACAATTCCTGcgaaatggaaaaaaattcatacccAGGCGAAAATACAGTTATGAGTAATTCCCAAAACTTATAAGTCCTAAGCACCATCCAGAaggaagaatatatatatatatatatatatataggcaaATATCTTCTTCTAACATCTAAACAGAAAGAAATTATTAAGTACAAGATTTCTCAAGCAAAGTCATTGACATGAATATTCAAGAACCGTGACAGGATTAATATTGGTATCAAACCCACTATCCTTTACATAAATTCTTGAAAATTTAGTCAAATCTTCATTCgtttttgaatttcttgtaCGAAATTATAGGGTTCATAGAAATAGCCAAAATTAATGGCAACCTATAACAAAGCCCAAAATATCCTATTAGAAAAACGATCCAAATACACAAAACCAATGAAACCCATTTGAGTTTTTACACTTGAGTTTGTTGGTGACCTAAAGACAATTAGATATTGCAAAAGTGAAAAGAGATTATTCTATTTCTCCATCTCATATATTCAATCTTCAAGATTTTCTCCTATTAAAGCATATAAAGGATTACAGAAAAACAACATCTACATGAATGTCGGCACCTTCTCTACGAAAACCTCCATATTTCCTAACCTGCAAACATTCATGTGTACATTTATCAGACAAAAGGATTGCATTATACATTCTAAGGTATCaataatgagaaaaaaaaagcaaggaCATCATCAGGGTGAAATCTGAAAGAGAACCCTACCTTAACATAGTTAGTGAATTTTGGATCTAAAACCCTACCAGCTTTTTCtcctctgtgtgtgtgtgagactattttgtttataaagtgtcagcttttgttttttctctttttatcttttcctgAGGGGGGGTTTTAGAAAGTGTCAACTATATAAGGGTTTTAATTGACGTACAGTCTTTATAAGATGTGAGGGAAAAGTGATATAGAGTTAACGTTTTTTATAAAATGTCAAGGAAAGTaatatatagttgacgtttcTTGTACGTCATGAAAACCTGGTATGTAGTTGGCACTTTTTAAAAAGCGTCGAAGCTTCATAGAATAGGTGATGGTTTTGCAAAAAGCATCAACTAAAGCCTATTTTCTTGTAGTTCTTATATTTGGGAACACTAGAAAATAAGACTAGGAAATATCAATTTCTCTCATTCCCATATTTGGTTAGTGCAATATTAGGAATGAAAAGTTGTTTAGTTTTCCAACAATactcttgatttttttattattaatatgaaGGGTATTTTAAGAGTCAAAAgtgatatttaaaaataacatgAGTTTTTGAAACTCATTCCCAACCTCCTAAACCTTGAACTGAACGGGCCCTAACTATTAGGACTCAAGATCCAACATTGAAAAAATAGCATATCCTAGGGTGGTTTAAGAGCTCATGGGCACCTTTTCCTTACAAGTCGGTTTTCAAGGGTAAGTTCTACCCATGGGTTCTTAacatttggtatcagagcatggTTTTACCACAAAACTGGGTCCAATTCCATGAAAGGGGCGACCTATAGATTGAATTAAGGTGATCGGTGTTATGTCTTGGGTATGGAAGTATGGTGGAATGTTAGGACTCAAGCTCCCATATTGAAAAAATAGCATATTCCAGAGTGGTTTAAGATCTCATGGGCATCCTTCCCTTACAAGCCGGTTTTTAAAGACAAGTTCTATCCATGTGTTCTTAATActaactttcttttctttctcttcgcCTGACCACcgtcttctttccttttctcttcatGTGGCCACTATCTTCTTCCCTCTTCTCTTTTCCCTCTCTCTAAAACTAAAGCCTGAGCTTAAGGAGAGCATAGTGATGACAAATGAATGACCTTTGCATATTATGTAAACAAGGATTAAATTGATGGAGGCTTGTCAATAACCACTCTAATTGGATTTACATGATTTTTGGTCATATGTAAAATTGACGGTGACTGTCGCTTCAATTTTGCAAGTTGTCCAATTGGACATATGTTAGTGCCCTTTTGTTGGCTCCTCCACTTTGAGCACCCAAGCAATCGAAGCCATGCAGAATGCACCAACACTGTAATGGCAGGGGCattgtttcttattttaaagCGAACTGCCAACCCCAATCGGCAATTACCAACGAgctcactttttatttttcttctattatccgtatacattttattttaataatctaAAAGAGCCAcgaatattttttatattacgTACGATTCCGATTCACGGGATCTCTTTAAAAAGTGTCTCATCACGTCGCACGTACTTTATTATAATTAaccataataatattatatcaGTCAAATAGGGTTAGCAATTTTATATATGCCCTTGTCATTCTTCCTTAGCACCAATTATCGTCTTTCTTGCTGGAAAACTTAATTCTATTGGTATTTGGCTTTGAATACAGCAAACCACTTGAAAGATTGACAAGATTCAAATGACAATATGGAGCAGAGAGAGGTTAATAGGTCCGTACAGTTTCTATAGATCCCGAAGATTCATTTGGCTTTGTCATGACCAGGGGCGGATTCAGAATTCTGTGACCAAAGGGTCACAGCGtaaaagtttttaaatttttctatgaagaaaataatactaaaaaaatataatagtattttcattcataattcatgaGAAAACCAATAATTCAAGTTACAATTGTCCACGACgaattttcatcttttgaaaATGTTGCATTATAGTTTCGTTATCAATACaagcaaaaatatttgtctcAATGTAAACAATCAAGCTATCATTCAACGATTGATCTCCCATTCTATTGCGAACtggatttttaataatatacatggcaGAAAATGTCATCTCCATTGAAGCAGTTGCAACGGTAAAACCAAAGCCAATGTAAAAAGCAAATACACATAAGGTAATATTTCATGCATTCCTTTCTCCACCATTTTTTTCGCAAGACTACTAATCCCTTCCAACTAAGAAAAATCACTATTCGAATGCATATGATGAACATAAACACCAAGTCTCGATCCGAAAAATCTTGATGATAAAATTGAGCAAGACGAACTAGCTTTCATTTGTCAAAAGCTACAAATTCATTTTTCGGACTCAAGCATGCCAAACAAGTAAGTAACTCAGTACTTACCTCGTTGAAGCGATCATTTAATTCCGCAAGTTGCCCATCAATTACATGAATAAAGATCTCCA
This window encodes:
- the LOC18791946 gene encoding sodium transporter HKT1 isoform X1, with protein sequence MKNFAVLGHKLEMLSSYSCNKLPCFSQSFKAQIRSIFRVLLFHANPFYVQLVYFVMLSLLGYLALIFTKPRTTRPKDADVFFTSVSATTVSSMSVVEMEVFSNTHLIILTILMLLGGEVFTSMLGLLFTKSKIIPKFHDHQTDSRIDVVNTKNHFPDSNADQIELGLATHSHLENEKPQIINHIDGMNNINNKYNSIRFLGYVVLGYLLVVHIGGSILVSLYFTLVPSARHVLEKKGIEIPTFAVFTTVSTFSNCGFVPTNENMIVFKNNSGLLLLLLPQLLLGNTLYPACLRFLIWVLEKITKRVEFSYMLKNYKDMGYSHMLSSLRSFLLAITVLGFIVVQVTLFCAMEWKSEAMDGLTAYQKFVASIFQTMNSRHAGESVIDLSVISPAILVLFVVMMYLPPYTTFLPTTSDCEDSASAKGIPNPRKTLVESLIFSQLSYLAMFIILICITEREKMKEDPLNFSVLNVIIEVISAYGNVGFSTGYSCKRRLKHEGDCKDAWAGFSGRWSTQGKFILITVMFFGRLKSFSTKHGKAWKLS
- the LOC18791946 gene encoding sodium transporter HKT1 isoform X2, coding for MKNFAVLGHKLEMLSSYSCNKLPCFSQSFKAQIRSIFRVLLFHANPFYVQLVYFVMLSLLGYLALIFTKPRTTRPKDADVFFTSVSATTVSSMSVVEMEVFSNTHLIILTILMLLGGEVFTSMLGLLFTKSKIIPKFHDHQTDSRIDVVNTKNHFPDSNADQIELGLATHSHLENEKPQIINHIDGMNNINNKYNSIRFLGYVVLGYLLVVHIGGSILVSLYFTLVPSARHVLEKKGIEIPTFAVFTTVSTFSNCGFVPTNENMIVFKNNSGLLLLLLPQLLLGNTLYPACLRFLIWVLEKITKRVEFSYMLKNYKDMGYSHMLSSLRSFLLAITVLGFIVVQVTLFCAMEWKSEAMDGLTAYQKFVASIFQTMNSRHAGESVIDLSVISPAILVLFVVMIAYGNVGFSTGYSCKRRLKHEGDCKDAWAGFSGRWSTQGKFILITVMFFGRLKSFSTKHGKAWKLS